A genomic window from Synechococcus sp. CBW1107 includes:
- the mreD gene encoding rod shape-determining protein MreD: protein MASLHRRPLFVVSALVVPLLTLAAPGVLRIGGVPPSWAVLWLLPWSLADGPLSGALAGLALGLLLDTLHLGGATQMPALALLGWWWGRLSRRGPPIERSFSLGLLAMLGTALLGLSVLLQRQAASGWASLLSAANLHTLLAQVLVTALLAPMICSLLLLLWRRHSAVARG from the coding sequence ATGGCCAGCCTGCACCGCCGCCCCCTCTTCGTGGTCAGCGCCCTGGTGGTGCCTCTGCTCACCCTGGCGGCGCCAGGCGTGCTGCGGATCGGCGGGGTTCCCCCCAGCTGGGCGGTGCTCTGGCTGCTGCCCTGGTCGCTCGCGGATGGGCCCCTCTCCGGTGCCCTGGCGGGGCTGGCCCTGGGCCTCCTGCTCGACACCCTCCACCTCGGCGGTGCCACCCAGATGCCTGCCCTGGCCCTGCTGGGCTGGTGGTGGGGGCGGTTGTCGCGGCGGGGCCCGCCGATCGAGCGCAGCTTCAGTCTTGGCCTGCTGGCCATGCTCGGCACGGCTCTCCTGGGGCTGAGTGTGCTGCTGCAGCGGCAGGCGGCCAGCGGCTGGGCGTCGCTGCTCAGCGCGGCGAACCTGCACACCCTGCTGGCCCAGGTGCTGGTGACGGCCCTGCTGGCACCCATGATCTGTTCGTTGCTGCTGTTGCTCTGGCGACGGCACAGTGCCGTCGCACGGGGGTGA
- the tsaE gene encoding tRNA (adenosine(37)-N6)-threonylcarbamoyltransferase complex ATPase subunit type 1 TsaE yields MGEQLTLADAAATRRLGADLATLLLGEGPRLLLLRGDLGAGKTCLVQGLAQELGIAEPITSPTFALAQHYRGQLAGRSTHLVHLDLYRLEQPEAADELFAQEEEEALAQEAVLAVEWPERLSVTPAPAWQVHLLIDADGRLARVQAPGEPEAIASRNAST; encoded by the coding sequence ATGGGTGAGCAGCTGACACTGGCCGATGCCGCGGCCACCCGCCGGCTGGGGGCTGACCTGGCCACGCTGCTGCTGGGCGAGGGGCCGCGGCTGCTGCTGCTGCGGGGTGATCTCGGCGCCGGCAAGACCTGCCTGGTGCAGGGTCTGGCCCAGGAGCTGGGCATCGCCGAGCCGATCACCAGCCCCACCTTCGCCCTCGCCCAGCACTACAGAGGCCAGCTGGCCGGCCGCAGCACCCACCTGGTGCACCTCGACCTCTACCGGCTGGAGCAGCCCGAAGCCGCCGACGAGCTGTTCGCCCAGGAGGAGGAGGAGGCCCTGGCCCAGGAGGCGGTGCTGGCGGTGGAATGGCCCGAGCGGCTGAGTGTCACGCCAGCCCCGGCCTGGCAGGTGCACCTGCTGATCGATGCTGACGGTCGCCTGGCCCGGGTTCAGGCTCCCGGGGAGCCCGAGGCCATCGCGTCCAGAAACGCCAGCACCTGA
- the ahcY gene encoding adenosylhomocysteinase, with protein sequence MVVSPPAAVADSTLSGALSGLQVTSSYVIADLGLADFGRKEMAIAETEMPGLMALRQKYGSEQPLKGARIAGSLHMTIQTAVLIETLVALGAEVRWASCNIFSTQDHAAAAIAAAGIPVFAYKGENLDEYWAFTHRIMEWADGGTPNMILDDGGDATGLVVLGTKAEQDPSVLDNPGSEEETALFHSIRQRLAAQPGFYSRIHAQIQGVTEETTTGVARLYQMQKSGELPFPAINVNDSVTKSKFDNLYGCRESLVDSIKRATDVMVAGKVALVMGYGDVGKGSAQSLRGLGASVMIAEVDPICALQAAMEGYRVVRLDDVVADVDIFVTATGNFRVITHDHLVRMRDQAIVCNIGHFDNEIDVVALKQYPWDNIKPQVDHVLLPSGNKIILLAEGRLVNLGCATGHPSFVMSNSFTNQVLAQIELFCKGDQYGKEVYVLPKHLDEMVARLHLDKIGARLTELTSEQADYINVPVEGPFKSDHYRY encoded by the coding sequence ATGGTGGTTTCCCCCCCCGCGGCCGTGGCCGACTCCACGCTCAGCGGTGCCCTGTCGGGCCTGCAGGTGACGTCGTCGTATGTGATCGCTGATCTGGGCCTGGCGGACTTCGGCCGCAAGGAGATGGCCATCGCCGAAACCGAGATGCCCGGCCTGATGGCCCTGCGGCAGAAGTACGGCAGCGAGCAGCCCCTCAAGGGCGCCCGCATCGCCGGCAGCCTGCACATGACGATCCAGACGGCTGTGCTGATCGAAACCCTGGTGGCCCTCGGCGCTGAGGTGCGCTGGGCCTCCTGCAACATCTTCTCCACCCAGGATCACGCTGCCGCCGCCATCGCCGCCGCTGGCATCCCTGTGTTCGCCTACAAGGGCGAAAACCTTGATGAATACTGGGCGTTCACCCACCGGATCATGGAGTGGGCCGACGGCGGCACCCCCAACATGATCCTCGACGACGGCGGCGATGCCACCGGTTTGGTGGTGCTGGGCACCAAGGCCGAGCAGGACCCCTCGGTGCTCGACAACCCAGGCAGTGAAGAGGAGACCGCCCTCTTCCACTCCATCCGTCAGCGTCTGGCCGCCCAGCCCGGCTTCTACTCGCGCATCCACGCCCAGATCCAGGGCGTCACTGAGGAAACCACCACCGGTGTGGCCCGTCTGTACCAGATGCAGAAGAGCGGCGAGCTGCCCTTCCCGGCCATCAACGTCAACGATTCGGTCACCAAGAGCAAGTTCGACAACCTCTACGGCTGCCGTGAATCGCTGGTGGATTCGATCAAGCGCGCCACTGATGTGATGGTGGCCGGCAAGGTGGCCCTGGTGATGGGCTACGGCGATGTGGGCAAGGGTTCGGCCCAGTCGCTGCGGGGCCTGGGGGCCAGCGTGATGATCGCTGAAGTGGATCCGATCTGCGCGCTGCAGGCGGCCATGGAGGGCTACCGCGTCGTCCGCCTCGATGATGTGGTGGCTGACGTGGACATCTTCGTGACCGCCACCGGCAACTTCCGCGTGATCACCCACGATCACCTGGTCCGGATGCGCGATCAGGCGATCGTCTGCAACATCGGCCACTTCGACAACGAGATCGATGTGGTGGCTCTCAAGCAATATCCCTGGGACAACATCAAGCCCCAGGTGGACCACGTGCTGCTGCCCAGCGGCAACAAGATCATCCTGCTGGCCGAAGGCCGCCTGGTGAACCTGGGCTGCGCCACCGGACACCCCAGCTTCGTGATGAGCAACTCTTTCACCAACCAGGTGCTGGCCCAGATCGAGCTGTTCTGCAAGGGCGACCAGTACGGCAAGGAGGTCTATGTGCTGCCCAAGCACCTCGATGAGATGGTCGCCCGCCTCCACCTCGACAAGATCGGTGCCCGCCTCACCGAGCTCACCTCCGAGCAGGCCGACTACATCAATGTGCCGGTTGAGGGTCCCTTCAAGTCGGACCACTACCGCTACTGA
- a CDS encoding RpoD/SigA family RNA polymerase sigma factor — MDARQSPIAVRTLPPVDGDLVRSYLRDIGRVPLLTHEQEITLGRQVQELMRLEETEQELEMRAGGQKPSAAEWASAAGLSPALLKRKLASGRRAKERMVAANLRLVVSVAKKYTKRNMELLDLIQEGTIGLVRGVEKFDPTRGYKFSTYAYWWIRQGITRAIAEKSRTIRLPIHITETLNKLKKGQRELSQELGRTPTLSELAESVELPEEEVKDLLCRARQPVSLETKVGDGEDTELLDLLQADGTLPAESVDGECLRGDMRALLEQLPELQRSVLTMRYGIDVEEPMSLTGIGRILGMSRDRIRNLERDGLAALRRLSDQVKEYSDAAMIQV; from the coding sequence GTGGACGCCCGCCAGTCCCCCATCGCCGTTCGCACGCTGCCGCCGGTGGATGGCGACCTTGTGCGCTCGTACCTGCGCGACATCGGCCGCGTGCCTTTGCTGACCCATGAGCAGGAGATCACGCTGGGCCGTCAGGTGCAGGAGCTGATGCGCCTGGAGGAAACGGAGCAGGAACTGGAGATGCGCGCCGGAGGCCAGAAGCCGAGTGCGGCGGAATGGGCGAGCGCGGCGGGTCTGAGCCCGGCGCTGCTGAAGCGGAAGCTGGCGAGCGGTCGGCGTGCGAAGGAGCGGATGGTGGCGGCGAACCTGCGGCTGGTGGTGAGCGTGGCGAAGAAGTACACCAAGCGGAACATGGAACTGCTGGACCTGATCCAGGAGGGAACGATCGGTCTGGTGCGTGGCGTGGAGAAGTTCGACCCGACGCGGGGCTACAAATTCAGCACGTATGCGTACTGGTGGATCCGTCAGGGGATCACGCGGGCGATCGCGGAGAAGAGCCGGACGATCCGTCTGCCGATCCACATCACCGAAACGCTGAACAAGCTGAAGAAAGGCCAGCGGGAGCTGAGCCAGGAGCTGGGGAGGACCCCGACGCTGAGCGAACTGGCGGAGTCGGTGGAGCTGCCTGAGGAGGAGGTGAAGGATCTGCTCTGCCGTGCGCGTCAACCGGTGAGCCTGGAGACGAAGGTGGGGGACGGAGAGGACACGGAACTGCTGGACCTGCTGCAGGCGGATGGGACGCTGCCGGCGGAGAGCGTGGACGGGGAGTGCCTGCGTGGAGACATGCGTGCACTGCTGGAGCAGCTGCCGGAGCTGCAGCGGAGCGTGCTGACGATGCGCTACGGCATCGACGTCGAAGAGCCCATGAGCCTCACGGGCATCGGTCGCATCCTGGGCATGAGCCGCGATCGCATCCGCAACCTGGAGCGCGATGGCCTCGCCGCCCTCCGCCGCCTCAGTGATCAGGTGAAGGAGTACAGCGATGCGGCCATGATTCAGGTCTGA
- a CDS encoding carbohydrate kinase, which produces MPPPPEVLCFGEALVDRLGPPGGDPATDLPVEDCLGGAPANVACALARLGTGSALLGRLGEDAIGAAFRELFTSRGVDIRAVQWDPVRPSRTVLVRRDSAGDRSFGGFAGEQGDGFADQALEASALAGPLEELLATARWLLVGTIPLASDASAAALHLAQARAEAAGIPLALDVNWRPTFWSCPPDQALDAIRPLLAAAALIKVSAEEADWIAGSRDPRRISASLPHGPAVLITDGPGTLSWWLGGQAGRLEAYRVPVVDTTGAGDAFLAALLHRLCQEPELLGSGSGERVMDAMRFASACGALVCQGAGAIEPQPTQAQVLAFLDAMASGSPGA; this is translated from the coding sequence ATGCCCCCCCCGCCCGAGGTGTTGTGTTTCGGAGAGGCGCTGGTCGATCGCCTCGGCCCTCCGGGAGGTGACCCTGCCACCGATCTGCCGGTCGAGGACTGCCTCGGTGGGGCACCCGCCAATGTGGCCTGCGCTCTGGCCAGGCTGGGCACGGGCTCGGCCCTGCTGGGGCGCCTCGGCGAGGATGCGATCGGCGCTGCTTTCCGGGAGCTCTTCACCTCCCGGGGCGTGGACATCCGTGCCGTGCAGTGGGATCCAGTGCGGCCCAGTCGCACCGTGCTGGTGCGTCGTGACAGCGCGGGGGATCGCAGCTTCGGTGGCTTCGCCGGTGAGCAGGGGGATGGGTTCGCGGATCAGGCCCTGGAGGCCTCCGCCCTGGCGGGCCCGCTGGAGGAGCTGCTCGCGACTGCCCGCTGGTTGCTGGTGGGCACCATTCCGCTCGCCTCCGACGCCTCTGCCGCTGCCCTGCACCTGGCCCAGGCTCGCGCCGAGGCGGCCGGGATCCCGCTGGCCCTGGATGTCAACTGGCGCCCAACCTTCTGGTCCTGCCCCCCTGACCAGGCCCTGGACGCCATCCGGCCCCTGCTGGCCGCTGCAGCCTTGATCAAGGTGTCTGCCGAGGAGGCCGACTGGATTGCCGGCAGCCGTGACCCCCGGCGGATCAGCGCCTCCCTGCCCCACGGTCCGGCCGTGCTGATCACTGATGGTCCCGGCACCCTGAGCTGGTGGCTGGGCGGCCAGGCCGGTCGCCTCGAGGCCTACAGGGTGCCTGTGGTGGACACCACCGGCGCCGGTGATGCCTTCCTGGCAGCTCTGCTGCACCGTCTCTGTCAGGAGCCAGAGCTGCTGGGCTCCGGCAGCGGGGAGCGGGTGATGGACGCCATGCGCTTTGCCAGTGCCTGCGGGGCCCTGGTCTGCCAGGGCGCCGGGGCGATCGAGCCCCAGCCCACTCAGGCTCAGGTGCTGGCGTTTCTGGACGCGATGGCCTCGGGCTCCCCGGGAGCCTGA
- a CDS encoding DedA family protein, protein MAIELIQKLPDLIGAAVAANPIAGYGAIFGAMFLENLFPPIPSELIMPLGGFYVQQGQLALVPVVLAGLAGTVLGALPWYGVGRLVNEERIEHWLERHGRWIGISPQELHRSRTWFGRHGTALVFWGRLVPGIRTLISVPAGIEMMPLVPFLIWTTAGSLIWTLLLTVAGMALGQGYANVEVWLQPVTQVIKVGLVLAVLAFAVWLGLRTWKKRQTSR, encoded by the coding sequence ATGGCGATTGAACTGATCCAGAAGCTGCCCGATCTGATCGGTGCGGCCGTGGCTGCCAATCCGATCGCCGGTTATGGGGCCATCTTCGGAGCCATGTTCCTGGAGAACCTCTTCCCGCCCATCCCCTCAGAGCTCATCATGCCTCTGGGGGGCTTTTACGTGCAGCAGGGGCAGCTGGCCCTCGTGCCCGTGGTGCTGGCCGGCCTGGCGGGCACCGTGCTGGGGGCACTGCCCTGGTACGGCGTCGGCCGTCTGGTCAATGAGGAGCGGATCGAGCACTGGCTCGAGCGCCATGGCCGCTGGATCGGCATCAGTCCCCAGGAACTGCACCGCAGCCGCACCTGGTTCGGCCGCCACGGCACGGCTCTGGTGTTCTGGGGCCGGCTGGTACCTGGCATCCGCACGCTGATCTCCGTTCCCGCCGGCATCGAGATGATGCCGCTGGTGCCCTTCCTGATCTGGACCACGGCCGGCAGCCTGATCTGGACCTTGCTGCTGACGGTGGCCGGCATGGCCCTCGGGCAGGGCTACGCCAACGTGGAGGTCTGGCTGCAGCCCGTGACTCAGGTGATCAAGGTGGGGCTGGTGCTGGCGGTGCTGGCCTTCGCGGTCTGGCTGGGGCTGCGGACCTGGAAGAAGCGCCAGACCAGCCGCTGA
- a CDS encoding single-stranded DNA-binding protein, whose product MGVNSVTLVGRAGRDPEVRYFESGTVVANLTLAVNRRSRDDEPDWFNLEIWGKQAQVAADYVRKGSLLGIIGSFKLDRWTDRATGEERSKPVVRVDRLELLGSKRDAEQGAYGDGGSAYGGGEPSSEEVPF is encoded by the coding sequence ATGGGTGTGAATTCCGTGACCCTCGTCGGCCGTGCCGGCCGCGACCCCGAAGTGCGCTACTTCGAATCCGGCACCGTTGTGGCCAATCTCACGCTGGCCGTGAACCGCCGCAGCCGCGACGACGAACCCGACTGGTTCAACCTCGAGATCTGGGGTAAGCAGGCCCAGGTGGCCGCCGATTACGTCCGCAAGGGCTCCCTGCTGGGCATCATCGGATCCTTCAAACTCGACCGCTGGACAGACCGTGCCACCGGTGAGGAGCGCAGCAAGCCGGTGGTCCGGGTCGACCGGCTGGAACTGCTGGGTTCCAAGCGGGACGCCGAGCAGGGGGCCTACGGCGATGGCGGCAGTGCCTACGGCGGTGGCGAACCCAGCAGTGAGGAAGTGCCGTTCTGA
- a CDS encoding glucosyltransferase domain-containing protein → MVRDSGESLFVSSRFVWQPGLLLVLPILLFVHRYIDDYGRSMDGELRWTAVGRHLADGLFALVNLGAPAVAVAPLHQLLAVVVLALTFVIAARAYGLHSPLWSALATLPLLGQPYALENLSCGFDCLAMALALGLAVVAAVVLHRVVTRQALLLASLCLYQPATSGFLPFALMLALGETFGLAAPVPERPSLLHRLAWVIVTYDLALASYLLLMRPVLKERTSYAAEQGQALVIDPSLPAQLLRHALEFWRIHFDDRSRWPISVPWLMLVLAYAVVVWIAAGRWPKARHGRLSRLADTALVQGSVALIALVSPGALLGLADPLARVPRLLLFLGPLLSALALQIVAGTTRSRRRGITRLQMRLPETTITAIRFDGGMPQSPVLRNSPKKFPLLDRLVPRLINDDWSWGRNQLQFHGLALEHSQLEPGAFRDEPCVPSDTSACSAEYSLQVQGETLLVRML, encoded by the coding sequence TTGGTACGGGACTCCGGGGAGAGTCTGTTCGTCAGTTCAAGGTTTGTCTGGCAGCCGGGATTGCTGCTGGTGCTGCCGATTCTGCTCTTCGTTCATCGCTACATCGACGACTACGGCCGCTCGATGGACGGAGAGCTCCGCTGGACCGCAGTGGGGCGTCACCTGGCCGATGGTCTCTTCGCCCTGGTGAATCTGGGAGCACCGGCTGTGGCCGTGGCACCGCTGCACCAGTTGCTGGCCGTTGTCGTGCTGGCGCTGACCTTCGTCATCGCAGCCCGTGCCTATGGCCTGCACTCACCCCTCTGGAGTGCCCTGGCCACGCTTCCACTGCTGGGGCAGCCCTATGCCCTGGAGAACCTGTCCTGCGGATTCGATTGTCTGGCGATGGCCCTGGCCCTGGGGCTTGCGGTTGTGGCTGCGGTGGTGCTCCACCGGGTCGTGACGCGGCAGGCGCTGCTTCTGGCCTCCCTCTGCCTGTACCAGCCAGCCACCAGCGGGTTTCTGCCCTTCGCGCTGATGTTGGCGCTGGGGGAAACCTTCGGTCTGGCGGCGCCGGTGCCCGAACGGCCCTCCCTTCTGCACCGGCTGGCATGGGTGATCGTCACCTATGACCTGGCCCTGGCCAGTTACCTGCTGTTGATGCGACCGGTGCTGAAGGAGCGCACGTCCTACGCCGCCGAACAGGGCCAGGCGCTCGTCATCGACCCCTCCTTGCCCGCCCAGCTCCTGCGCCATGCCCTGGAGTTCTGGCGGATTCACTTCGACGACAGGAGTCGCTGGCCCATCAGTGTCCCCTGGCTGATGCTGGTTCTGGCCTATGCCGTCGTGGTCTGGATCGCGGCCGGGCGGTGGCCGAAGGCACGCCATGGCCGCCTGTCGAGGCTGGCCGACACGGCTCTGGTGCAGGGCTCCGTGGCGCTGATTGCCCTGGTGTCCCCCGGTGCCCTCCTGGGTCTGGCGGATCCCCTGGCCAGGGTGCCGCGACTGTTGCTGTTTCTCGGCCCGTTGCTTTCGGCGCTCGCTCTTCAGATCGTGGCGGGGACGACCCGGTCCCGCAGGAGGGGGATCACCCGGCTGCAGATGCGGCTGCCGGAGACCACGATCACGGCGATCCGCTTCGACGGCGGAATGCCTCAATCCCCGGTGCTGCGCAACAGTCCGAAGAAGTTTCCCCTGCTGGACCGACTGGTGCCCAGGCTGATCAACGACGACTGGAGCTGGGGCCGCAATCAGCTCCAGTTCCATGGTCTGGCGCTCGAGCACAGCCAGCTGGAGCCAGGGGCATTCCGTGATGAGCCCTGCGTTCCCTCGGACACCAGCGCCTGCTCGGCCGAATACAGCCTGCAGGTGCAGGGTGAGACCCTCCTGGTGCGCATGCTCTGA
- the mutT gene encoding 8-oxo-dGTP diphosphatase MutT has protein sequence MILHLSALRRDLLVWWGLHGRQGIPWKLRPDGSEPEDGEPLCPFRIWTAEVMLQQTQLAVVRPYWERWMLTFPDIDSLAEASQQQVLLLWQGLGYYSRARRMHQAAGWLAAHGWPGDLEGWQALPGIGRSTAGSILSAAFDRPYPILDGNVRRVLARLLAWPQPPQRSLARFWAWSEELLDSQRPRAFNQALMDLGATVCTPRRPRCGECPWRSHCAAYAAGDPTRYPVKDSSSPAPFQVIGVGVVLDGADRVLIDQRLEEGLLGGLWEFPGGKQEPDEPIVDTIRRELREELAIEVEVGEELIRLDHAYSHKRLRFIVHLCRWSSGEPQPLASQQVRWVEPQRLEEFPFPAANARIIAALHAWVGRQGTPRHAGRKLPSV, from the coding sequence GTGATCCTTCATCTGTCGGCCCTGCGCCGGGATCTGCTCGTCTGGTGGGGATTGCATGGCCGCCAGGGGATTCCCTGGAAACTCAGGCCGGATGGCAGTGAGCCCGAGGACGGTGAACCCCTCTGCCCCTTTCGCATCTGGACTGCCGAAGTGATGCTTCAGCAGACTCAGCTGGCGGTGGTGCGCCCGTACTGGGAGCGCTGGATGCTGACGTTTCCAGACATCGACTCCCTGGCGGAGGCGAGTCAACAGCAGGTGCTGCTGCTTTGGCAGGGGCTTGGCTACTACTCCCGAGCCCGCCGGATGCACCAGGCCGCCGGATGGCTGGCCGCCCATGGCTGGCCCGGGGATCTGGAGGGCTGGCAGGCTCTGCCGGGGATCGGCCGCAGCACGGCTGGGAGCATCCTCAGTGCCGCCTTCGATCGCCCCTATCCGATCCTCGATGGCAACGTGCGACGGGTGCTGGCGCGCCTCCTGGCCTGGCCGCAGCCGCCCCAGCGTTCACTCGCCCGGTTCTGGGCCTGGAGCGAGGAGCTGCTCGATTCGCAGCGGCCGCGGGCCTTCAACCAGGCCCTGATGGATCTGGGCGCCACCGTCTGCACTCCCCGCCGGCCCCGCTGTGGTGAGTGCCCCTGGCGGTCCCACTGTGCTGCGTACGCTGCCGGGGACCCCACCCGCTACCCCGTGAAGGACTCCAGCTCGCCAGCGCCGTTCCAGGTGATCGGTGTGGGGGTAGTTCTCGATGGCGCCGACCGGGTGCTGATCGATCAGCGCCTGGAGGAGGGTCTGCTGGGCGGCCTGTGGGAGTTCCCGGGCGGCAAGCAGGAGCCCGATGAGCCGATCGTCGACACCATTCGTCGGGAACTGCGTGAGGAGCTGGCGATCGAGGTGGAGGTGGGTGAGGAGCTGATCCGCCTCGACCACGCCTACAGCCACAAGCGGCTGCGCTTCATCGTCCACCTCTGTCGCTGGAGCAGCGGCGAGCCCCAGCCTCTGGCCAGCCAGCAGGTGCGATGGGTTGAGCCGCAGCGGCTGGAGGAGTTTCCCTTTCCGGCCGCCAACGCCCGGATCATTGCCGCCCTGCATGCCTGGGTCGGCCGTCAGGGCACCCCCCGTCATGCTGGTCGGAAGCTGCCATCGGTCTGA
- the mreC gene encoding rod shape-determining protein MreC — translation MPFGRLFRVPWLRPVVGAWPWALVAVALVAVRLSKGALLSDAYAVISRPFWPGSAQKEWLQAAQQLDQQTRLSQLELDNRRLRHLLDLQRADPGKVTAPVISREPGDWWHQLVLGAGGLQGIRPGDSVIAPGGLIGRVDSVTPTTARVVLLTDSASKVGVWVARTQRHGLLTGVGSSRPVLRFLEKDPQVRPGDVVVTSPASTLVPPGLSVGVIQSVDEKAVPATLAVVQLSAPVASVDWVQVLTRRGPAPAGT, via the coding sequence GTGCCGTTCGGACGCCTCTTCCGCGTCCCCTGGCTGAGGCCGGTGGTCGGAGCCTGGCCCTGGGCCCTGGTGGCCGTTGCCCTGGTGGCCGTGCGCCTCAGCAAGGGCGCCCTGCTCAGTGATGCCTATGCCGTGATCAGCCGCCCCTTCTGGCCCGGCAGCGCCCAGAAGGAGTGGCTGCAGGCGGCGCAGCAGCTGGATCAGCAGACCAGGCTCAGCCAGCTGGAGCTCGACAACCGCCGCCTGCGCCACCTGCTCGATCTGCAGCGGGCCGATCCCGGCAAGGTCACCGCGCCGGTGATTTCCCGTGAGCCGGGCGACTGGTGGCATCAATTGGTCCTGGGGGCCGGAGGGCTTCAGGGGATCCGCCCGGGGGATTCGGTGATCGCTCCCGGCGGCCTGATCGGGCGGGTGGACAGCGTCACCCCCACCACCGCCCGGGTGGTTCTGCTCACCGACAGCGCCAGCAAGGTGGGTGTCTGGGTGGCGAGGACCCAGCGTCATGGGCTGCTCACCGGGGTCGGCAGCAGCAGGCCGGTTCTCCGTTTCCTTGAGAAGGATCCCCAGGTGCGCCCGGGCGATGTGGTGGTCACCTCCCCCGCCAGCACCCTGGTGCCGCCGGGCCTGAGCGTGGGGGTGATCCAGTCGGTGGATGAGAAGGCGGTGCCGGCCACACTGGCGGTGGTGCAGCTGAGCGCGCCGGTGGCTTCGGTCGACTGGGTGCAGGTGCTCACCCGCCGGGGACCCGCTCCGGCGGGAACCTGA
- a CDS encoding rod shape-determining protein produces MFFRRFQLSRDIGIDLGTANTLMYVSGKGIVLQEPSVVALDLEKGVPLAVGDEAKLMLGRTPGNIRAVRPLRDGVIADFDAAEMMIKSFIQKGNEGRGIVAPRLVIGIPSGVTGVERRAVREAGLAGAREVHLIDEPVAAAIGAGLPVTEPVGTMIVDIGGGTTEVAVLSLGGTVLSESVRVAGDEISDAVTVYLKKVHNLVVGERTAEEIKIRIGSAFPDDDHDEFSMDVRGLHLLSGLPRTINIRAGDIREAMAEPLNVIVEAVKRTLERTPPELAADIVDRGIMLAGGGALVRGISELISHETGILTHVAQDPLLCVVNGCGQVLEDYKRLERVLDTPDFSRLST; encoded by the coding sequence GTGTTCTTTCGTCGTTTCCAGCTCTCCCGTGACATCGGCATCGATCTGGGAACGGCCAACACCCTGATGTATGTCTCAGGCAAGGGGATCGTTCTTCAGGAACCGTCGGTGGTGGCGCTCGATCTGGAGAAGGGGGTCCCCCTGGCGGTGGGCGACGAGGCCAAATTGATGCTGGGCCGCACTCCAGGCAATATCCGCGCCGTGCGTCCCCTGCGCGATGGGGTGATCGCCGACTTCGACGCCGCCGAGATGATGATCAAGTCGTTCATCCAGAAGGGCAACGAAGGACGCGGCATCGTGGCTCCACGGCTGGTGATCGGCATCCCCAGCGGTGTCACCGGCGTGGAGCGCCGGGCGGTGCGGGAGGCCGGTCTGGCCGGTGCCCGCGAGGTGCATCTGATCGATGAGCCGGTGGCGGCCGCGATCGGGGCCGGTCTGCCGGTCACCGAACCCGTCGGCACCATGATCGTCGACATCGGTGGCGGCACCACTGAAGTGGCTGTGCTCAGCCTTGGCGGCACCGTGCTCAGTGAGTCGGTGCGGGTGGCGGGTGATGAGATCAGTGATGCCGTCACGGTGTATCTCAAGAAGGTCCACAACCTGGTGGTGGGTGAGCGCACCGCCGAGGAGATCAAGATCCGGATCGGCTCCGCCTTCCCCGACGACGACCACGATGAGTTCTCGATGGATGTGCGCGGCCTGCACCTGCTCTCCGGTCTGCCCCGCACGATCAACATCCGCGCCGGAGACATCCGCGAGGCGATGGCCGAGCCGCTCAACGTGATCGTCGAAGCCGTCAAACGCACCCTGGAGCGAACTCCGCCCGAGCTTGCCGCCGACATCGTCGATCGCGGCATCATGCTCGCCGGCGGCGGTGCCCTGGTGCGCGGCATCAGCGAGCTGATCAGCCACGAGACCGGCATCCTCACTCACGTGGCCCAGGACCCACTGCTCTGCGTGGTCAACGGCTGTGGCCAGGTGCTGGAGGACTACAAACGTCTGGAGCGGGTCCTCGACACTCCTGACTTCTCTCGTCTCTCCACCTGA